A single window of Dermacentor albipictus isolate Rhodes 1998 colony chromosome 1, USDA_Dalb.pri_finalv2, whole genome shotgun sequence DNA harbors:
- the LOC139054376 gene encoding protein YkfC-like translates to MFGFRANLSTHYVLLQIKEEILNKIPKAGENIIMALDLNGTFDNVSHGAIMVGLNKTNCGKAVHDYVWAFLSKRTATVGLGDLRSDTFDTPNKGTPQGSVISPILFNIAMIGLSQTLNEIKGIRHAMCADDITVCLNQGSLGQKEEKLQKAATCVEQFVKERGLACLTKK, encoded by the coding sequence atgtTTGGCTTCCGGGCGAACCTGTCAACACATTATGTCTTGCTACAAATAAAGGAAGAGATCCTTAACAAGATCCCCAAAGCAGGCGAAAACATCATCATGGCCCTAGACCTCAATGGGACTTTTGACAATGTCAGCCACGGAGCCATCATGGTAGGGCTAAACAAGACCAACTGTGGCAAGGCAGTCCACGATTACGTGTGGGCATTCTTGTCAAAGCGCACGGCGACAGTAGGACTGGGAGACCTGCGGAGTGATACCTTTGACACGCCTAACAAGGGtaccccgcagggctcggtcatTTCGCCAATTCTCTTTAACATCGCGATGATCGGGCTATCTCAGACACTGAACGAGATCAAGGGCATCCGGCACGCCATGTGTGCGGATGACATAACGGTCTGTTTAAATCAGGGATCATTaggccaaaaagaagaaaagcttcaGAAGGCGGCAACATGCGTCGAACAATTCGTCAAGGAGAGAGGCCTCGCGTGCTTAACCAAGAAATGA